A genomic window from Corvus moneduloides isolate bCorMon1 chromosome 11, bCorMon1.pri, whole genome shotgun sequence includes:
- the RAD54L2 gene encoding helicase ARIP4 isoform X2 — MLLLDESQQFPDQPQEAVFSGDHAEHAEDGEWQRSTSTTSSQSERAEQLLQNQHKSLASEDTKKKRAQKPSHMRRNIRKLLREDQLEAVTKAAQQEELERRKRLEQQRKDYPASIPTVPLEFLPEDIVFRTAEATQLPPQVLAEEVICLDSTSSGSEDDTKGKNSIKDEVIELSSGEDDAFQIVDSSDSGNEGEDDGSEESSGSHVNDALNQSDALGQVIVNINHPPNEEDIFLAPQLAHAVKPHQIGGIRFLYDNLVESLERFKTSSGFGCILAHSMGLGKTIQVISFLDVLFRHTEAKTVLAIVPVNTLQNWLAEFNMWLPAPESLPADYNSKEVQPRTFKVHILNDEHKTTAARAKVVNDWVTEGGVLLMGYEMYRLLSLKKSFATGRKKRTKKQTGPVIIDLDEEDRQQELLKGIEKALSRPGPDVVICDEGHRIKNCHASTSQALKNIRSRRRVVLTGYPLQNNLIEYWCMVDFVRPDFLGSRQEFSNMFERPILNGQCIDSTPQDVRLMRYRSHVLHSLLEGFVQRRGHNVLKVQLPSKEEHVILVRLSKIQRALYTEFMNRFRDAGNSGWLGLNPLKAFCVCCKIWNHPDVLYEALQKENLANEQDLDVDDLSTASTNSRCQPQGIKVKTESNTLASPVGEATNSKFLQSVGFNPFQERANQVVTYEWAKDILCDYQTGVLENSPKMVLLFHLIEESVKLGDKILVFSQSLSTLSVIEEFLAKRPMPSPPGSDGGVHNWVRNINYYRLDGSTSASERERLINQFNDPSNTSVWLFLLSTRAGCLGVNLIGANRVVVFDASWNPCHDAQAVCRVYRYGQKKPCHIYRLVSDYTLEKKIYDRQISKQGMSDRVVDDLNPVLNFTRREVENLLHFVEEESDPAQLSLNPSKMKESVLQLACLKYPHLITKEPFQHESLLIDRKEHKLTKAEKKAAKKSYEEEKRASVPYTRPSYAQYYPASDQSLTSIPAFSQRNWRPALKGEDKPVASVRPVQSTPIPMMPRHVPMGSAGSTSTSNPAVNFPINYLQRAGVFVQKIVTTTDIVIPGTNTSTDVQARISAGESIHIIRGTKGTYIRTSDGRIFAIRTTGKPKGNEDRRTAASGSQSSSLESTSNGRHSASSPQLPSAEELTRPISPDSPEIISELQQYAEAAAARESRHSSPSTNAAQGHAARTDNAPGATAQGAEQRVGVHCMAPSVSSALPATSQHGNAHPVLDLRGNKRKSTSPSAPEEQSRRQQKKRQLPSSVQPYEHGYPVSGGFTMPPVSLNHNLTHPFASQPGNSLYMGTGSSYYQLPNLLPDPHLVFPVTTDPLLTAGTASSSAATSATASVPSFMLNPSLTGVLPNYSLPFTQSLLPEPRMFAPFPAPVLPSSLPRSMASAYPGYMSPHSGYPAGGLLRSQVPQFEPQEVPEVGCSSNDEDKDDDVIEITGK; from the exons ATGCTACTCTTGGATGAGTCTCAGCAGTTTCCAG ACCAACCCCAGGAAGCCGTGTTCAGCGGTGACCATGCGGAGCACGCGGAGGATGGAGAATGGCAGCGCTCGACTTCAACTACCTCATCTCAGAGCGAGCGGGCAGAGCAACTCTTGCAGAACCAGCACAAGAGCCTGGCCTCTGAGGACACCAAAAAGAAGAGGGCTCAGAAACCGTCTCACATGCGGAGGAACATaag AAAGCTGTTGCGTGAGGACCAACTGGAAGCCGTGACAAAGGCAGCCCAGCAGGAAGAGTTGGAGAGAAGGAAACGGCTTGAGCAGCAGCGGAAGGATTATCCAGCCTCTATACCAACTGTACCCTTGGAGTTTCTTCCTG AGGACATCGTTTTCAGAACAGCAGAGGCGACCCAGCTCCCCCCTCAGGTCCTGGCTGAGGAAGTGATCTGCCTTGATAGTACCAGCAGTGGCAGTGAAGATGatactaaaggaaaaaacagcattAAAGATG AAGTGATTGAGCTGAGCTCAGGAGAGGATGATGCCTTCCAAATTGTGGACAGCAGTGACTCTGGCAATGAAGGGGAGGACGATGGCAGTGAAGAGAGCAGTGGCTCTCATGTGAATGATGCCTTAAATCAGTCAGATGCTCTGGGGCAAGTCATCGTCAACATCAATCATCCACCAAATGAGGAGGACATTTTCCTGGCTCCCCAGCTTGCACATGCAGTAAAACCTCATCAG ATTGGTGGGATCCGATTCCTATATGACAACTTGGTCGAGTCCTTGGAGAGATTTAAAACCAGCAGTGGGTTTGGGTGTATTTTAGCACATAGCATGGGCCTGGGAAAGACCATACAGGTCATCTCTTTCTTGGATGTACTTTTTCGGCACACGGAGGCAAAGACTGTTCTTGCCATTGTACCT GTGAATACGCTCCAAAACTGGCTAGCAGAGTTCAACATGTGGCTCCCAGCACCTGAAAGCCTTCCTGCTGATTATAACTCCAAAGAGGTCCAGCCCCGCACCTTCAAAGTCCACATCCTGAATGATGAACACAA GACGACAGCTGCACGTGCAAAGGTGGTGAATGACTGGGTGACAGAAGGTGGTGTGCTGCTGATGGGATACGAGATGTACCGTCTCCTCTCACTGAAGAAGTCCTTTGCCACTGGCAGgaagaagagaacaaagaaacaaactggCCCTGTCATTATTGACTTGGATGAGGAAGACCGGCAGCAGGAGCTTCTGAAAG GGATTGAGAAGGCTTTGTCTCGCCCTGGCCCAGATGTGGTTATTTGTGACGAAGGACACCGGATAAAGAACTGCCATGCCAGCACTTCCCAGGCGCTCAAGAACATCCGCTCGCGCCGGCGGGTGGTGCTGACTGGGTACCCGCTGCAGAACAACCTCATCGAGTACTGGTGCATGGTGGACTTTGTGCGGCCTGACTTCCTGGGCTCGCGGCAGGAGTTCAGTAACATGTTTGAGCGGCCCATCCTGAACGGGCAGTGCATTGACAGCACTCCCCAGGACGTGCGGCTGATGCGGTACCGCAGCCACGTCCTGCACAGCCTGCTGGAGGGCTTCGTGCAGCG GCGAGGCCACAACGTGCTGAAGGTTCAGCTGCCATCTAAGGAAGAACATGTCATTCTGGTACGTCTGTCCAAGATCCAGCGGGCCCTTTACACGGAGTTCATGAACCGGTTCCGAGATGCAGGCAACAGTGGCTGGCTGGGACTGAACCCACTCAAAGCTTTCTGTGTCTGTTGTAAG ATCTGGAACCATCCAGATGTGTTGTATGAAGCTCTGCAAAAGGAGAATCTGGCAAATGAGCAGGATTTGGATGTGGATGACCTTAGCACAGCAAGTACTAATTCCCGCTGCCAGCCTCAGGGAATTAAAGTCAAAACAGAGAGTAATACTTTGGCATCACCAGTTGGAGAAGCGACTAATAGCAAGTTCCTCCAGAGTGTTGGCTTCAACCCTTTTCAGGAGAGAGCAAATCAGGTCGTAACTTATGAGTGG GCCAAAGACATCTTGTGTGACTACCAGACGGGAGTCCTGGAGAACTCACCCAAGATGGTGCTACTTTTCCACCTAATTGAGGAAAGTGTGAAGCTTGGAGACAAGATCTTGGTCTTCAG CCAGAGCTTGTCCACCTTATCTGTCATTGAAGAGTTTTTGGCAAAGAGACCGATGCCGAGTCCTCCAGGCTCAGATGGAGGAGTTCATAACTGGGTCCGAAACATCAACTACTACA GACTGGATGGCAGCACCTCTGCCTCGGAAAGAGAACGGCTGATTAACCAGTTTAATGATCCCAGCAACACCTCTGTTTGGCTCTTCCTTTTATCCACACG TGCTGGGTGTTTGGGTGTCAACCTCATTGGAGCAAACAGAGTGGTGGTGTTTGATGCTTCCTGGAACCCGTGCCACGACGCCCAGGCCGTGTGCCGCGTGTACCGCTACGGGCAGAAGAAGCCATGCCACATCTACAGACTGGTTTCTGATTATACCCTGGAGAAGAAGATCTATGACCGTCAGATCTCCAAGCAGGGCATGTCAG ATCGGGTGGTGGATGATCTGAACCCAGTGCTGAACTTCACTCGACGGGAGGTGGAGAACCTGCTGCATTTTGTGGAAGAAGAATCTGACCCTGCTCAGCTCTCCCTCAATCCAAGCAAGATGAAGGAGTCTGTTCTACAATTAGCCTGTCTCAAGTATCCTCACCTCATCACCAAG GAGCCTTTTCAGCACGAGTCACTGCTGATCGACCGGAAGGAGCACAAGCTGaccaaggcagagaaaaaagcagccaaGAAGAGCTATGAGGAGGAAAAGCGAGCATCCGTCCCCTACACCCGGCCGTCCTACGCACAGTATTACCCAGCCAGTGACCAGAGTCTGACAAGCATCCCTGCCTTTAGCCAGAGGAACTG GCGACCAGCCCTCAAGGGTGAGGACAAACCGGTGGCAAGCGTCCGCCCAGTTCAGTCCACCCCCATTCCAATGATGCCCCGGCACGTCCCCATGGGCAGTGCAGGATCAACCTCAACTTCCAACCCTGCTGTCAACTTTCCCATCAACTATCTACAGCGAGCTGGTGTCTTTGTGCAGAAGATTGTTACCACCACGG ATATTGTGATTCCGGGTACAAACACATCCACTGATGTACAGGCAAGAATCAGTGCTGGCGAGAGCATCCACATCATCCGAGGGACAAAAG GGACGTATATCCGGACCAGTGACGGTCGGATTTTTGCCATACGGACCACTGGGAAGCCAAAGGGCAATGAAGACCGTCGGACAGCTGCCTCAG GCTCCCAGAGCTCTTCCCTGGAGTCCACAAGCAATGGCAGACACAGTGCCTCATCCCCGCAGCTCCCCAGCGCCGAGGAGCTCACTCGGCCCATCTCCCCCGACAGCCCCGAGATCATCAGTGAGCTGCAGCAGTACGCggaggcggcggccgcgcgCGAGTCCCgccacagctctcccagcaccaaCGCGGCGCAGGGCCACGCCGCCCGCACGGACAACGCGCCCGGCGCCACCGCCCAAGGAGCCGAGCAGCGCGTGGGGGTTCACTGCATGGCTCCCTCCGTGTCCTCGGCCCTGCCAGCCACCAGCCAGCACGGCAATGCCCACCCGGTGTTGGACTTACGGGGCAACAAGCGCAAGTCAACGTCGCCGTCGGCTCCGGAGGAGCAATCCCGGAGGCAGCAGAAGAAGCGCCAGTTGCCATCGTCCGTGCAGCCGTACGAACACGGGTACCCCGTCTCTGGTGGGTTCACCATGCCTCCTGTCTCTTTAAACCACAACCTAACCCATCCATTTGCCTCCCAGCCAGGAAACTCCTTGTACATGGGCACTGGCTCCTCTTATTACCAGCTGCCCAATTTACTCCCAGACCCTCATCTGGTGTTCCCTGTGACTACTGACCCTCTGCTGACAGCCGGCACCGCCAGCTCTTCTGCTGCTACCTCAGCCACCGCCAGCGTCCCCTCATTCATGCTAAACCCTTCTCTGACAGGGGTGCTGCCCAATTACTCGCTTCCCTTCACGCAGTCACTCCTGCCCGAGCCCAGGATGTTCgctcctttcccagcccccGTCTTGCCTAGCAGCCTTCCCAGGAGCATGGCATCTGCCTACCCTGGCTACATGTCCCCTCACTCGGGCTACCCGGCTGGGGGTCTCCTTCGGTCCCAGGTGCCTCAGTTTGAACCCCAGGAGGTCCCAGAGGTGGGATGCAGCTCTAATGATGAGGACAAAGACGACGATGTCATAGAGatcacagggaaataa